One Thermoanaerobacterales bacterium genomic region harbors:
- the cobJ gene encoding precorrin-3B C(17)-methyltransferase, with protein MVAGIGPGDAGHLTPAARAALSAAEVVAGYPLYLDLVREHLAGKELIKSGMRREVERVREAIAAALEGRRVCLVSSGDAGVYGLAGLVLEELARRDLVLPFRVVPGVTAGLAAAALLGAPLAHDHAVISLSDLLTPVGLIKRRVRAAAEADFVLALYNVRSRTRVEPFAAALDILRETRPPETPVGIVRNAFREGQGRRVVTLAELDLDDADMLTLLIVGNTRTFTWRGFMITPRGYLNRGDHDD; from the coding sequence GTGGTCGCCGGGATCGGACCGGGAGACGCCGGACACCTGACGCCTGCCGCCCGCGCCGCCTTGTCGGCAGCCGAAGTGGTGGCCGGCTACCCCCTTTACCTCGACCTCGTCCGGGAGCACCTGGCGGGGAAAGAACTGATCAAGAGCGGAATGCGCCGGGAGGTCGAGCGGGTCCGGGAGGCCATCGCCGCCGCCCTGGAAGGCCGCCGGGTATGCCTGGTTTCGAGCGGGGATGCCGGGGTCTACGGGCTGGCCGGCCTTGTCCTTGAGGAACTTGCCCGCCGCGACCTGGTGCTCCCCTTCAGGGTCGTCCCGGGGGTAACGGCCGGCCTTGCTGCTGCAGCGCTCCTGGGGGCGCCGCTGGCCCACGACCATGCCGTGATCTCCCTTTCCGACCTCCTCACCCCTGTCGGCCTCATCAAAAGGAGGGTGCGGGCGGCTGCCGAGGCCGACTTTGTCCTTGCCCTGTACAACGTCCGTTCGCGGACGCGCGTCGAGCCGTTTGCGGCGGCCCTGGACATCCTGCGTGAAACGCGACCGCCGGAGACGCCGGTGGGCATCGTCCGCAACGCCTTCCGGGAGGGACAGGGGAGGCGCGTCGTCACGCTCGCCGAACTGGATCTCGACGACGCCGATATGTTGACGCTGCTCATCGTGGGCAACACGCGGACCTTCACCTGGCGCGGGTTTATGATTACGCCCCGCGGCTACTTAAACAGGGGAGACCATGATGATTAA